From bacterium, a single genomic window includes:
- the efp gene encoding elongation factor P, which produces MATTSEFRNGLVIELDGGLYTTVYFQHVKPGKGGAFVRTKLKNVKTGRVIDRTFRSGEKIDIVRLERKKTQFLYNDGSQFVFMDTHSFEQILVNPETVGDASNFLIETMEVELLMHGTEALGIDLPIFVELKIVKTDPGVRGDTASGGSKPATLESGAVIQIPLFIEEGEIVKVDTRTGDYVERVKNAG; this is translated from the coding sequence ATGGCAACAACAAGTGAATTTCGAAACGGACTTGTAATAGAATTAGATGGAGGTTTATATACAACAGTTTATTTCCAGCATGTTAAACCGGGCAAAGGCGGGGCTTTTGTCCGCACTAAACTGAAAAATGTAAAAACAGGAAGAGTTATTGACAGAACATTTCGTTCAGGGGAAAAAATAGATATTGTTCGTCTTGAAAGGAAGAAAACACAATTTTTATACAATGACGGATCGCAGTTTGTTTTTATGGATACACATTCATTCGAACAAATTCTGGTTAATCCTGAAACTGTGGGAGATGCATCCAATTTCCTTATTGAAACAATGGAAGTGGAGCTGCTTATGCATGGCACGGAAGCGCTTGGTATTGATCTTCCGATATTTGTAGAATTAAAAATAGTGAAAACCGACCCCGGTGTCAGAGGCGATACTGCTTCCGGAGGATCAAAACCTGCGACTCTGGAATCAGGTGCTGTTATTCAGATACCTCTTTTTATTGAGGAGGGTGAGATAGTAAAAGTAGATACCCGCACAGGTGATTATGTAGAGCGGGTTAAAAATGCAGGCTGA
- the accB gene encoding acetyl-CoA carboxylase biotin carboxyl carrier protein, whose amino-acid sequence MDIKNIKELVKLVEKSDIHELDIQEKELQIRIVKNSGAAQAVSQIQHIPSPVQQPAAMMSGSGQSMQANNVSDENVSDKRPDNIIEIPSPMVGTFYRTPAPDAAPYVKEGDTISSGQILCIIEAMKLMNEIEAEISGKIVKILVENGEPVEYNQALFLVEKS is encoded by the coding sequence ATGGATATCAAAAATATAAAAGAACTTGTTAAATTAGTTGAAAAGAGCGATATTCACGAACTTGATATTCAGGAAAAAGAGTTACAGATTCGTATTGTAAAAAATTCCGGTGCTGCCCAGGCAGTAAGCCAGATACAGCATATTCCGTCACCAGTGCAGCAGCCAGCTGCAATGATGAGTGGTTCAGGGCAAAGCATGCAGGCAAATAATGTTTCTGATGAAAATGTTTCTGACAAGAGGCCGGACAATATTATTGAAATTCCTTCTCCAATGGTAGGTACGTTTTACAGAACACCTGCACCTGATGCAGCTCCTTATGTTAAGGAGGGAGATACAATTTCATCTGGCCAGATATTATGTATTATAGAAGCTATGAAATTGATGAATGAGATTGAAGCGGAAATTTCCGGTAAAATCGTTAAAATACTGGTTGAGAACGGCGAACCGGTTGAATATAATCAGGCTCTGTTTTTAGTAGAAAAAAGTTAG